AGACGGTGCCGCCGTCGCCGATCAGGCGGAACGGACGGCTGGTCAGATCGACCTCGACGATCGTGTCGTACATCATCTGCGCGCCGACATGCTCGGCCTGGGCCTGCATCTCCTGCATCAGCCACGGCCCCTGGATCACCTCGCGAAAGCCGGGATAATTCTCGACATCGGTGGTGGTCATCAGCTGTCCGCCGGGCTGGATGCCCTGCACCACGATCGGCGCAAGGCCGGCGCGCGCGCCATAGATGGCGGCGGACAGGCCGGCGGGGCCGGAACCGAGGATCAGCATGCGGGTCGAGTGGGTGGCGGTCATTCTCAAATCCTGTTGCAGCCCCTGAACGGGGTGGCGGTGCCGCATCTAGGGGGTCGGCACCGCCGATGGCAACATGGGTGGTGTACGCCGCGCCGCCAGCAAAGCGATTCTGTTGTGGACGAAAGCCGGTTGAAGCCGCGCGTCGGGCTGGGCAGACTGGCGGCATGACACTCCGCCGCACCCTGCTCGCCGCAGCCCTGCTGCTCCCGTTCCCCGCACTGGCGCAGACCGCCGCGCCTGCACCGACTCCCACACCGACGCCCGCGCCGAAACCGGCAACGCAGAAAGTGGCGCTGGACACCAGCTTCGGGCGCATCGTGCTGGAACTGGAGACCGAGCGTGCGCCGATCACCGCCCGCAATTTCCTGCGCTATGCCGATCAGAAGCGGCTCGACGGCATCGCCTTTTATCGGACGGTCAAGGTCGCCGACAAATTCGGGTTCATTCAGTTCGGGATCGACAACGATCCCAAGCGCATACTGCCGCCGATCAAGCATGAGCCGACCACGGTGACCGGGGTGAAGCACGTAAATGGCGCGATCAGCACCGCCCGCCTCGCTCCCGGCACCGCGCGGGGCGAGTTCACGATCAGCGTCGGGGATCAGCCCTCGCTCGATGCCGATCCGTCGAAACCCGGCGACAATCTCGGCTATGCCGCGTTCGGCAAGGTGGTCGAGGGGATGGATGTGGTGTGGAAGATTCTCGACGCCCCGACCTCACCCACTGCGGGCGAAGGCGTGATGAAGGGGCAGATGCTCAGCCCCAGGATCAAGATTTTGAAGGTGTCGCGCGTGCCTTAGAACGCGCTGAACAGGATCAGGACGAACAGCCAGAAGAGGAGTGAACCGCACACGACCATCAGGAAGCCCGCGCCGGCGGGCATGGCGTCGTCCACTTGATCGACCCCGATCAGTTCGCGGTCATCCGCGGCGGCGATCTCGCGATAAGAGGGCATGGCAACTCTCCACTGGATGTTGCCACACTGCCTTGTTGGGACCGCAGCGGCCATATCGGGAAAGTGCGATGGGGATCTCTACGGGGGTCGGCATTAACCCCGAAGCGCGACCTGGGCCGCGCTTCGGGGTGCCCGATCACTGGGCCGGCTTGACCTCAAGCCCAGTCCACTTGGCCGCAAAGGCCCAGAGGTCGGAGGTTTCCTCGATCACCTTGTCGGTCGGCTTGCCCGAACCGTGGCCGGCGCGGGTCTCGATGCGGACGAGG
The genomic region above belongs to Sphingomonas sp. J315 and contains:
- a CDS encoding peptidylprolyl isomerase, which produces MTLRRTLLAAALLLPFPALAQTAAPAPTPTPTPAPKPATQKVALDTSFGRIVLELETERAPITARNFLRYADQKRLDGIAFYRTVKVADKFGFIQFGIDNDPKRILPPIKHEPTTVTGVKHVNGAISTARLAPGTARGEFTISVGDQPSLDADPSKPGDNLGYAAFGKVVEGMDVVWKILDAPTSPTAGEGVMKGQMLSPRIKILKVSRVP